In Lathamus discolor isolate bLatDis1 chromosome 1, bLatDis1.hap1, whole genome shotgun sequence, the following are encoded in one genomic region:
- the LOC136017260 gene encoding uncharacterized protein LOC136017260, which yields MAVLTPLKNTPAAEKMVPPMARSSQVDRRGRGVKRWGKQIQYVALGTINKYWTSCLAASTSSLINVSKLQEGRSYRHSKKGSKNLHKRFPGRFEDPSPLLHTLLLLLFLLTSVTRGDHVHQPYKWTLNRWEDQAILRTAITPGPPSFTIYLCDLVPIKPCLNEIGFYFCPSSNPGKSYCSYPGHYYCAYWGCETVAPDWIPGGGRDPHLKVGWAPFGCKPHKRDSVGGIVATGNCKYIYINVSTPQDTGWFLGKTWGVRLWEPGTDRGGHLYIKKEPVPNDPEPVGPNSALTDDDKFPTSTPIRNETFKTESDNSSTITPTPSTTESNSL from the coding sequence ATGGCAGTATTAACTCCCCTGAAGAATACCcctgctgccgagaagatggtacccCCCATGGCTCGAAGCAGCCAAGTCGACAGGCGAGGCAGAGGAGTAAAAAGGTGGGGAAAGCAAATCCAATATGTAGCCCTTGGGACTATAAACAAATATTGGACGAGCTGCCTGGCTGCTAGTACTAGCTCCCTAATAAACGTCTCTAAACTCCAAGAAGGTCGTAGCTATAGGCACAGTAAAAAAGGTTCTAAAAACTTACATAAGAGGTTTCCAGGGAGATTTGAGGACCCATCACCGCTCTTGCACACGCTTCTATTGTTATTGTTCCTGCTAACTTCGGTAACTCGGGGTGATCATGTACATCAGCCTTATAAATGGACCTTGAACAGGTGGGAAGATCAAGCAATACTCAGGACCGCAATTACACCGGGACCTCCCAGTTTCACCATTTACCTTTGTGATTTAGTTCCCATAAAGCCATGCCTCAACGAAATAGGGTTCTATTTTTGCCCTAGTTCTAATCCTGGAAAAAGTTATTGCAGCTATCCTGGTCACTATTATTGTGCTTATTGGGGTTGTGAAACGGTTGCCCCCGATTGGATACCTGGTGGAGGGAGAGACCCACACTTAAAGGTAGGATGGGCACCCTTTGGGTGTAAACCTCACAAACGAGATTCTGTAGGTGGCATTGTGGCCACTGGGAAttgcaaatacatttatataaatGTATCTACACCCCAAGACACCGGGTGGTTTTTGGGAAAAACATGGGGAGTAAGACTATGGGAACCGGGAACTGACCGTGGAGgccatttatatataaaaaaggaaCCCGTACCCAATGATCCTGAACCAGTAGGGCCAAATTCAGCACTAACAGATGATGATAAATTTCCAACATCTACCCCCATAAGAAATGAAACCTTTAAAACAGAATCTGACAATTCTTCCACGATAACTCCCACACCTTCCACCACGGAAAGTAATTCCTTATGA